The window GAACTAACTTAGGGCGCGCGTCAAGCGCAGAGACTCTCAGCGACCTGAACAGTCAGGCGATGGAGGAAAGATTCCATGATGCAGAACGTGTACGTTGTATCGGGAGCGCGGACGGCGATCGGCAAGGCGAAGCGTGGCGCTCTCGTGAATTACCGTCCCGACGACATGGCCGCAGAAGCGATCAAGGCGGCTATCGAACGCGCGGGGATTACACCGGATCGAGTTCAGGATGTTGTGCTCGGTTGCGCCATTCCGGAGCAATCGCAGGGCATGAACATGGCGCGCATCGCGGCGCTCCGCGCGGGCATGCCGGACACGGCAAGCGCCATGACCATCAACCGCTTCTGTTCGTCGGGCATGGAGGCCATGGCGATTGCGGGCGCAAAGATCACGGCGGGGTTGCTCGACATCGCTGTTGCAGGCGGCGCGGAATCGATGTCGATGGTGTCGATGCCCGGCGCGCGTGTCTCGCCGAACCCGTACTTGTCGAAGAATCATCCCGAGATCTTCATCGGAATGGGCAACGCGGGCGACAACGTCGCGCGCGACTTCGGATTCACGCGGCAAGAGCTCGATGAGTGGGCAGTGGAGAGCAATCAGAAGGCCGTCGCGGCCATCGACCAGGGCAAGTTCAAGGATCAAATTGTTCCTCTGCAGGTGCCCAATGGCGCAAGCGGTCCGGTCGTATTCGACACGGATGAAGGCCCGCGCCGCGATACGACATTGGAAGGTTTGCTCTCGTTGAAACCGGCCTTTGCGGTAAACGACAAGATCGGTTTCCACACGGCAGGCAACTCAAGCCAAATGAGCGACGGCGCGGCTGCTCTCGTTCTCATGAGCGAGAAGGCCATGAAGGAAACCGGCGCAAAACCGCTGGCGCGCTTCCTTGCCTACAATGTCGCGGCGGACACGCCAAAGTACCTCGGCCCGGCTCAATTGGTGGCCATCCCCAAAGCGTGCCAGATGGCGGGGATTAAGGTTTCCGATGTCGACCTGTTTGAGATCAACGAAGCCTTCGCGGCCGTCGCGATGTTGGTGACACGCGAACTCAAGCTCGACAAGAACAAGGTGAACGTCAACGGCGGCGCAATTGCCCTCGGCCATCCGCTGGGATGCACCGGCGGGAAGCTGTCCGTGCAGATCATCGACGAATTGCGCAAGCGCGGCGGCAAGTACGGCGTTGTAACCATGTGCATC of the Candidatus Hydrogenedentota bacterium genome contains:
- a CDS encoding thiolase family protein — protein: MQNVYVVSGARTAIGKAKRGALVNYRPDDMAAEAIKAAIERAGITPDRVQDVVLGCAIPEQSQGMNMARIAALRAGMPDTASAMTINRFCSSGMEAMAIAGAKITAGLLDIAVAGGAESMSMVSMPGARVSPNPYLSKNHPEIFIGMGNAGDNVARDFGFTRQELDEWAVESNQKAVAAIDQGKFKDQIVPLQVPNGASGPVVFDTDEGPRRDTTLEGLLSLKPAFAVNDKIGFHTAGNSSQMSDGAAALVLMSEKAMKETGAKPLARFLAYNVAADTPKYLGPAQLVAIPKACQMAGIKVSDVDLFEINEAFAAVAMLVTRELKLDKNKVNVNGGAIALGHPLGCTGGKLSVQIIDELRKRGGKYGVVTMCIGGGMGAAGVFEICQ